The following is a genomic window from Perognathus longimembris pacificus isolate PPM17 chromosome 20, ASM2315922v1, whole genome shotgun sequence.
AGCCACGCGGGGAGctgcgggcggggcggcgggtcaCCTCTTCATCACGCTGCAGGCCAGCGGCAGGCCGGGGCTGCTGGCCGGCGGGGCGACCTCCCGGTCGTAGTAGTTCTGGTAGGGCACGGGGGCTGTGGGCAGACAGCAAGCCCGTGAGGCCCCGGGGCGGACCCCACCCCGGCCCGCTGCCCGCTCTCCCTTCCGGCCCTGGGGCTCCTAGGAGAGGAGTGGGTACCCCAAGAATGCACgggtagccaggcactagtggcccctgcctgtaatctcgctactcaggaggctgacatctaaggatcacggttcaaagccagcctgggcagcaaagtccgtgagactctcacctccggGAGCcgccaggaaaccggaagtggcgctgtggctccaagcgacagagcagagcgccagccttgagctttacaaaagctcagggacagcgcccaggccatgagttcaagcccccacaccAGCACCCACAAAAATGGCCTGGGTAGTGGGTGGGGGGCTGGTGGGCCCAGAAAGCTGCCCAGGGGGAGGAAGGCGGCCTGGCGGTGGCCCCGGTGCCTTGGCCTCGCTTGcctcggggacccccccccccgcccacacagCCTCCTGGGGGCCCTGGAGGCTCAGCACCACCGTGCCCCCGTCCGGCCTCACCTGGGGGCTCGGAGCCGGTGCTCTGCCTGGATGAAGCTGTTGATGTCCGAGTCCACACTGCACCCCTCCAGCGTCACCCGCACCTCCTCGTAGAGCTGGGGATGGGGAGCGGAGGCTGGAGGCCCGCGTCCACCCCGAACCCCAGCCTGGCATCGCCACCGCTTAGCCCCAGAACTGAGGCTCCCTGCGGGCGGGGGGATCCCCGTCCCAGGGCCTAGAGCcccgctcagcctcctgaccccCAGGCGGGGGTTCCGTCCAGCCTCTAACGGGAGCCCCTGCCCTCGCCCCCCAGATGCCCTCCTGCGCAGGGCGGCCACGTGCCCAGGCGAGCGAGGGGGGACTCGGTGAAGAcaagcccgcgccccgcccgccaggGGCTAAGCCAGGTCCCGGGCCCCGCGGGGCCCAGGAACCCCGACCTGGGGGCCCCACAGCACCTACTGCTGCACTGGGGGCGTGGCccctcctggccccgcccctcgtcTGTGCCTGGTGGGCGtggccctccccggccccgcccctcctctcaGGCTCTGGTGGCTGTGGGCACGGCCCCGCCCCTCGTCGCCGACGCGCGGGTGGGCgtggcccgccccggccccgcccctcacctcGTCGTCCCGCACGCACTGCGTGGAGAGCTGGTTGCAGTGCACCCACAGCGCGTTCCGCAGGACGGTCAGCCGGTCGAACTCCTGCAGCTGGAAGGCCTGGGCGggcgggagaggggctgggggggacgTTCCTCTCGGGCCGCAGCCACGGCGGGGCCTGAAGGACGGGCCTCCCTCCAGCACCCCACGCCCTAGCGGAGACGGGCctagggctgggcctggggctcccTCCGAGATGGCCTCCCAGGCTGGCTCCGCGCAGCgagctccccgccccgcccggagCAAGGGGGGAGACTGAGGCCGCGCGCTCGGCCCTCACCTCGCAGGTGGTCCGGTGCTCCTGCTCCCACTCGCCCCTCAGCTTCTCCAGCTGCTCGATGCTCTGCCTGTACGCTCGCTCTGGAAGCAGAGGCGCCCCTCAGGCAGGCCGgggccccccgcgccctccccagCCCGGTgccgggccccccgcgcccccctggGCCCCCTCCACAGCCGGAAGTGAGCGGCCCAGCTGCCGCCGCCGGAGCCCCCAGCCGACCCGGCCCCGCACCCGCGCAGACGGGAAACGGCCgccgggcgggggaggagggcccGGGCTGGGGTCACcgtctcctgcccccccccagccacgAGGCAGAGCCGGGGAGacgctttccttcctgggatagGAAGGGGGGGATATGCGCaagcgcgcgcgtgtgtgtcaGGTGGAGATGTGTCTGCGCATGTGTGCATGTCCGGCACCTGTCAGGTGTGTCGGTTTGCACACTGGTTTGCACATGTCAGTGTGCCATTGTGTACATGTCGACTGTGTGCCTGTCAAATGCCAGCGTGTGCCAGGGCATGTCAGCGTGCAGCGCGTGCCAGGGTGTGTCAGCGTGTGCCACCGCGTGTCAGCGTGTGTCAGGGCGTGTCAGCGTATTGCCACCGCCGTGTCAGCGTGTGCCAGGGCGTGCCAGCGTGCAGGGCGTGTCAACGTGTGCCACCGCGTGTCAGCGTGTGCCAGGGGCGTGCCAGCGTGCAGGGCGTGTCAACGTGTGCCACCGCGTGTCAGTGTGTGCCACCACGTGCCAGCGTGCTCCGCGGCGGTGTCGCAGGTGGGACTGTGGTCCCGCTTCCTGCCCAGCGCAGCCGGGCTGTGCGCCTGGCATCCTGGGCATGGGTGGTGCGCGCCCaggacgccccctcccccaccccgcgggGGGAGTGGGTGCAGGGGAGGCCTGGGCTGCGGGGAGGGGCAGGACTCCATACCTGCCTCGGTGGCCGAGTCCTTGCactgcttggctttgtgctggctctgggggaggaggggagggcagggctgagcTGGGCCCGGAAGATGGCGCGCACACCCCGCACACCCGGGGGGGCACAGTGACGATGGCGCGCACACCCAGGGGGCACAGTGAGGATGGCACGCACACCCCGCACACCCGGGGGGGCACAGTGACGATGGCGCACACACCCCGCACACCCGGGGGGCACAGTGACGATGGCGCGCACACCCCGCACACCCGGGGCACACTGCAGCCTCCCCCACAGAGATCAGGCCGGTTCCCATGAATGGGGATGGATGGCCGGTGCCCCCTGGGGAGGCAGGGgcggaggatcagggttcgaggCCAGCGGGGGCGCAGTGCGTTGTCCTCGGGCCCAGCCGCCCCCAGCGCAGAGGTGGCCAGCCAGGCGGCACCCAGCAGGACCGGAGCCGGTGTGAGCGCGCTCCCGGCCTGGGCACACCCGTCTGTGCAACGGGGACACCGGGGAGGGGGGCTCCGGCCCCTCGCCCACCCCACCCAGAGCTCCGCCCCTCGCTGACgtcccgggcctcagtttcctctttgtGCCGTGGCCCTACCACACAGCCCCCTGCAAGGACTCTTGGGGGGAGTGGCGTCCTCTCTGCCCCGCCCTGCCAGGGGTGCGCGCACAGCTGAAAAGGGCCGAGGGGAGCCTCTCTAGCCGTCCCACAACACACAGAGACCGCTGCGTCAGAGGCCAGGGtgcgggcagccccccccccccccgcccggccccgccccaccttCTCCATCTGCTTGTGGCTCCCGCCGGCGCCNNNNNNNNNNNNNNNNNNNNNNNNNNNNNNNNNNNNNNNNNNNNNNNNNNNNNNNNNNNNNNNNNNNNNNNNNNNNNNNNNNNNNNNNNNNNNNNNNNNNNNNNNNNNNNNNNNNNNNNNNNNNNNNNNNNNNNNNNNNNNNNNNNNNNNNNNNNNNNNNNNNNNNNNNNNNNNNNNNNNNNNNNNNNNNNNNNNNNNNNNNNNNNNNNNNNNNNNNNNNNNNNNNNNNNNNNNNNNNNNNNNNNNNNNNNNNNNNNNNNNNNNNNNNNNNNNNNNNNNNNNNNNNNNNNNNNNNNNNNNNNNNNNNNNNNNNNNNNNNNNNNNNNNNNNNNNNNNNNNNNNNNNNNNNNNNNNNNNNNNNNNNNNNNNNNNNNNNNNNNNNNNNNNNNNNNNNNNNNNNNNNNNNNNNNNNNNNNNNNNNNNNNNNNNNNNNNNNNNNNNNNNNNNNNNNNNNNNNNNNNNNNNNNNNNNNNNNNNNNNNNNNNNNNNNNNNNNNNNNNtccccagcaccacatacacagagaaagccggaagtggcactgtggctcaggtggcagagtgcttagccttgagcaaaaaggacagggacggtgctcaggccccgagttcaagcccaggactggcacaaaaaagaaagtcaccTGGAGCCCCCACGCCTCGGCCGGGGCTTTGTCTCCGGCCACTTCCGACGGCCCTGACTCGACCTCCCCTCCCTGGCCTTCGTTTCTCCCTGGGGACACGGGACGAGGGCCCCAGCAGTGGAGGTGGAGCCGCTGCCCTCGGTGGCGGCCTCTTAACGGGCAGGGGGAGTTCCAGCTGGCTGCCCTCTCCCTGTCGCTCAGGTGTTCCTTCTAGAGCCTTCCACCCACTATCCCCTGCATGCCCTTCCCAGCTGCCTTCCACACTggtctttctccccttcctcctccttttctccttttctgtcagccgtgggacttgaacttggggcctgggcactgtcctgagcttcagCTCCACCTAGCGCGCTAGCACTTCCGCttctctggtggttcactggagatgaggggCTCCggactctcctgcccgggctggctctgaaccaccagCCGCCGCAGCCCCACCCGCTTCCCTTCCTGGGCCCAGGATGGACCTCGAACCGCGATGGCCGCCCGCCGGGCCGCGCCATGCTGCTTTGTGGCTGGCAGGACGGGGAAGGAAATAGCGAGGGGCACATGGATGAGTGTTCCGCCCGTGACAAgttctccctcctcctgcccccccgcccccccccccccagccccgggcagCCAGGTTGCTTTTGCAAGACCTAGCAGTGCCGGGCAGCtgggagcttcctgcaggagggaGCCCCCCCCCAATCCGGGGGCCTCCTCTCGTCCTCTCCCTGCCTGAGTCATCCTGAAAGTTCAGTGGCGCAGGGCCTTTGTCATGCAACTGTCTTCCCTGGGGCACCCCACTTCTGGAGGCCGCAGCCTAcctgcagcccccctccccccagggcacgcccaggcccccctccccccagggcacgcccaggcccccctccccccagggcacgCCCAGGCCCCCAATCCCCCCAGGGCACGCCCaggccccccaacccccagggcacgcccaggcccccctccccacagggcacgcccaggcccccctccccccagggcacgcccaggccccccctccccccagggcacgcccaggccccccctcccccagggcacgCCCaggccccccaacccccagggcactcccaggccccccctccccccagggcacgcccaggcccccctccccccagggcactcccaggcccccctccccccagggcacacccaggcccccctcccccagagcctcagtttctcttctttggtcggttgtggggcttgaactcagggcctgagcgccgtccctgagctgcttctgctcaaggctggcgctccaccacttgagccacagcgccacttccggcttttcggtggttcattggcgaGGAGCGTCTCAGGACTTTCCcgaccaggctggcttggagccgcggtcctcagagctcagcctcctctgttgctagggtgacaggcgcaAGCCATCCGTGCCTGGCTATCACCTAGAAGTTTCtagaccctccctccctccctcctcgctctccccgcctccctccctccaggccccTCTCTTTGTAGGCCTCTCTCTGTGTAGAGGGTTCCAGCACGAAGCGTTGGAAACTCCAGCTCCTTGTCTTTGTACCGGTACTGCGGCTTCAACTCGGCCTTGCGCGCCTCGCCTGGCTGCTTCATCTTTGGAGAGAAGGCAGCAATGAAGGCTGCTATGATAGCACAGCACAGATCATATTTAAGATAGTAGGTCATGAAATGATAGCGCCCAGGTTAGCCTCAGCCATCAAAACATACCCTGCTATTTAAAAGCCATTGTTGAAGGGGTTGGCACGCTAGCGGCGCACACCGTCATGGAGAAGAGCTCAGGAGCCCGGGATCGAAGGGTTGAGGCTGGaacccagcccgggcagcaaagtccgtgggactctcatctccagtgagccaccagaaacgtgagcaaaaagagctcagggacggcgcacaggccctgagttcaagcaccatacctgacaaaaagcaaaagaaagaatgtgGCCCCCAGAGAGATGCTCACCCCATATAGGAAGAAATGGATACATAACGAAAGGAAGAAGCCGGAAGGCGGCCCACCCCCGGCTCCTGAACCCAGAACCTCTTGGTCCAGGCGACTCTGCCTTAGGCCCTTCTTCCCCTAAAGGCTTGGACAACCTGGGTACAGAGCCGTGGGAGGGACTTCCTTCCTCAAAAGGCGGGACTTCCTCTGTGCAGTGAGACTGTAAGAGGAGCAGTCACTTAGCAACCAGCACCCGCCTCGAGGCACCGGCCTGGGAGTGGTCCTCACACTGTACTTGCCCAGGAACGGGGGTGGAACGCGAGGCTCTTGTCGCAACTTAAGTGGAGGGCTGGGATTCCAGCTTCTGTCCCCAGCCACCtctggctactcgggagactgacgtctgaggatggtggttcagagccagccggggcagaaacgTCAGTGAGACTCTGATAGTTAATTAGCCAGCAAGAAGTCAGAGGTGGCGCACCAGActggaaagaaaaagctaagggggagcctcggccctgagttcaagccgcagtgcTGGCGtgtacgcacgcacgcacgcgcgcacacacgcacgcacgcacgcgcacattGTCTCCAAAATCTGTGTTCTCGTCTGAGACAGGAATGCAGAGGCGACCCTGGGTGAGTGCCcgcctctgagcctcagtttcctctctaGGAAAGGCGTCTGATGGCCCCCAAAGGGCCAGGCTGCCCCTTTGCCCTGGGGCCCACGCCCCTGAGCCCCTGGAGGCAGTGCGGAGGCTTCGCGTCCTCCCGCACCTCAGCCCGTAGGTGGCTGGGCACGGCCACCGGCCCAACATCGAGAGGCTGGGACCCCGCAAACCAACCGCGGTGCCCGACGCCTTCTAGAGGCAAACGTGGCGGGAAAGCGAACGCAGCGGGAAGGCTAGAGCCCCGGTAGGAAGGATGCTgagtgccctccccctcccccaacgtggggggaggggggagagggaggggctgcGCCATCAGAAGCTCTGCACCAGGGGCTCTGTCCCAAGCTCTCCCTcccagtggcgggggggggggggaacagtgccctctgtgggcgggggggggggcagtggcggggagggggggcagtggCGGGCGGGCCAGCCTCCCACTCAGGACTCCGGACGCCAGTGTGCGGGTCACACTCAcagtgggggggagggcgtgTGCGTGAGCCCCGGACGCCTGCCTCTGGGATCTGGCTTAGAGGGCCGGGGTTGTGATGTTGTGCACACCTGAAGGAGTTCCGCTGGGAAACAAGGCTGGACACCGTCTGGCTAGGTGGgcggcagtggctcacacctgtcacccgctgctcaggaggctgagatggggggggcggggtgtcccAGCAGCCCAGCTACACACACCCCAGAGACCTTACCTCTAATAACCAGCCAGCtgccagagtggaggtgtggcctacTGCAGTCACCTGAGCGAGAACCAGAGGCatcggttcaagccccagtaccagcgcgtacccgcacgcacacacgcacacacgcacacacacacacacacacaccccaagcctAGGTTCCTCCAGAACCAGGAAGTCCCCGTGCCCATGTCggtctgtctgtcggtctgtctgtcggtctgtctgtctctcctccagGGGACAGGCATGGCTAGTCGACGGCAGAGCACACAGCCTTCTCCCCGCCATCTGCCCCATGGAGACCTAACCGGCCTCAGGGAAGTCAAGCGACCTCCCTACAGCTCCCACTCAACCGGCTAGCCACACCTGCCCAAGAGTGGCTGTTTCCGGCTTGAAAACAACTTGAAAGGGTGTTGGGTAGCTTGTTTTTCCCCCATTCTTTAAAGGTGTGAAGGAGGCCCGACCCTTTGAGATTTCCTCTCAGGTCACCCCTCCGCCTGCTACAAAGCTGTGCCCACTGGGGCTCTAGGAGGGGCCTCTGCAGGGGCAGCATTGGGGAGCGGAGACTAAAGGCTGAGTTTCAAGCAAGAAACCTGGTGAGAAAAGCACCCAGTGGGTGCACCCGGGACGTGCGTGCGCATGCGCCCGGCCCAGGGCTTGACTCAGTACGGGTCACTTGGCTTTTCTCActcgactggtgctctactacttgagccacacctccatttcctggtttctgatgtttaattgaagatgagttacggacttttctgctctgattgaaccatgattctcagagctcagcctcttgagccataAATATTGGCTACACTTAAGCTTCATCTCTTTTATTACAAAGcaaggaaagtatttttttttttttttttttttttggccagtcctgggccttggactcagggcctgagcactgtccctggcttcttttgctcaaggctagcactctgccacttgagccacagcgccgcttctggccgttttctgtatatgtggtgctggggaatcgaacctagggcctcgtgtatccgaggcaggcactcttgccactaggctatatccccagcccgaaagtattttttttttctgatgagaaaGTCTGCTCTACTGGACAATAAGCCCAATGAAACTTAATAAAAATTGAAGTCTTTTGAAATGGATGGTTGATAAGAATCAACGTAattcagatcttttttttcttcccctccaccagtcctgggtcttggactcagggcctgagcactgtccctggcttctctttgctcaaggctagcactccgccacgtgagccacagcgccacctctggccttttctgtgtatgtggtgctgaggaatcgaacccagggctttgtgcgtgctaggcaagcgctcctcCTCGAAGGCACGTTCCCAGCAGTCGTGGGGCTGgttttggcctgggcactgtccggggCTCTACATTCGAGGgtgggccacattcctagcccgcaGGATGAATCAGAAGCAGACTGccagccgggcgccggtggctcgcacccgtagccctagctactcaggagacagacctgaggactgagccagcgtgagcaggaaagcccgtaagactgttaaccagcaaaaagccccaagcagagctgtggctcaggtggtagagcgctagtcttgagcaaaagagctcagggacagcagccgggtcctgagttcaaggcccacaaccaacaaagcaAGAGGAGGCACAGCACCACACAAAAACCCTGGAGAAACAACGGTCTAAACTGCAAACCAAAAAGGCAAAATGAGGGGAATGCTGATCAAAGCCATGGTGAGCTCCCACCTCACAGCCACGGGGCAGCGGCCACGGGAGCCCCGAGGGGCCACGCCGCGGGGGCAGCGACCACAGAAGCCCCGAGGAGCCACGCCGCGGGGGCAGCGACCACGGGATCCCCGAGGGGCCACGCCGCGGGGGCAGCGACCACGGGATCCCCGAGGACCCACGCCGCGGGGGCAGCGGCCACGGGAGCCCCGAGGAGCCACGCCGCGGGGGCAGCGACCACGGGAGCCCCGAGGAGCCACGCCGCGGGGGCAGCGACCACGGGAGCCCCGAGGAGCCACGCCGCGGGGGCAGGACTGCGCATCGCTGCACACTAAGGAAAATCACAGGCACCACAGAGCTCGTCGGCAAATAagcagccgggtgccagtggctcacctgtaatctcactactcaggaggctgagaccggaggatcTGGGGTTGAAGCCcagcggggcaggaaagtccacgagactctcatcgccCACGAACCAGCCACAAGCTGGgcgtggcgctgaggctcaaggagcacagagcgctaaccttgagcaccaaggctcagggacagcgctcgggCCCTGAActgaagcctcaggactggcaactgCCGGGCGCGGGTCGCCTCCCCGGCGCGGGGATTCAGGCTCCGCTCTCCGCTaaccgctccctttctcaccctctcccctgctcacccgacccgcaggtaaggccagggtggagtggggggctcaggaaagacctcaggtgcacgcggctgtacgagatcgctttacctccctccttacccgtggagaaagccaggcgtgcgcggacctcggagacgcttcgagagcaatctgatttaataagggcgGGGCAAAGGCTGATATGAGAGGTGacggagagaaggggtgaccaaGGGCTGGCGATGgctgcgagcttgtcataggaccccctcatgagctaacgtcacttggatagcaccaccccaggggtgaaaagcctgcgagaatggggggcacatggggTGGCGacaaagttggggggctggtcgcaaagccagttcttctggttccggacacagagaattgtggcctgcttctgcattccccagggctgggggaagggcggctctccaatgcccttccccctcaaggccaaggctggaccccaacaggcaacaacaacaaaaaagcagaggtgtggctcaggttgtaCAGCAGCAGCCGACGAACAAAAGCAAGTGTCAGGCAAtgatcagacaaaaaaaaaaaaaaggtccaagaATAACTAAGCAGTCTTGAATAATCTAACCAACTACCCCAATAAAGGAGTGGACACGCAAGTAACGAGGAACACAGCAAAGCCCAGGCTGCGCCCGAGGCCGAATGGAAAAAGACGCACCAGCAAACATACAAAAGAGAGCTCATCTTTAATCAGCCAGAAACGAAAAGGGCTCCAGACAAGGTCAAATGCCACTCACCACAATGCTAGAgttatacattaaatataattaCTATCTATACATATGCAAAAATATAAACTTCTATTTCATACGACAGAACCCTTTAGagaaaccatttttaaaattaagtcaaATGCAACATGAACG
Proteins encoded in this region:
- the Pstpip1 gene encoding LOW QUALITY PROTEIN: proline-serine-threonine phosphatase-interacting protein 1 (The sequence of the model RefSeq protein was modified relative to this genomic sequence to represent the inferred CDS: inserted 2 bases in 1 codon); the protein is GAGGSHKQMEKSQHKAKQCKDSATEAERAYRQSIEQLEKLRGEWEQEHRTTCEAFQLQEFDRLTVLRNALWVHCNQLSTQCVRDDELYEEVRVTLEGCSVDSDINSFIQXQSTGSEPPAPVPYQNYYDREVAPPASSPGLPLACSVMKRFSGLLHGSPKTTSTQAHAASTETAASAPPEHSEIVYTAIGVPGPRGPQGSPDPPARGHRALYDYRAQNADELDLCAGDVLTVVQEGEDGWWTAERDGRRGFVPGSYLEQL